The Candidatus Omnitrophota bacterium sequence ATGATAGAGGCTAAAGTATATTTGATCACTCCCGATATGCTTGACTCCGACCCTCTTCCACCCGATCCGGTCGTGAGCATATTCACATACATTGAGGATTATTGAGGACCTTATGAACAATAAGATATACAGGCGTAGCGGCTTTTCCCTCACGGAGATCCTAATAGCCACGGCCGTGGTGTCTATTATAGTCGGGTCCATTTTTTATACTTTTGATTCATGTCTTAAGGCCTATACGGAAAGCCAAAAAGAACTCACAGCTTTTAAGTTCCTGGATGCCATAGGGTATACAATTATCAACGGGGACAGGAAGTCGGACGGCCTCCGGGGGGCCCTGGAGCTTAAGGAGTGCGCGCGGGAATATGTAGAATATGTGCCTTTATGGGAAGATACGTCGAACCTGCCGCCGTACCCGACGGACAACATCTTCCCCCTTAACAGACCGTTCATGTTCGGGTCCGGGGAACCCATAGTGGAGGTCGCGGAAGGCCCTGTTGGCGGGGAAAAGATATACACATATTATCCGCTTGATCCCACCGACGGCTTCGATCCAAGCACTGCGCAGTATACAAGTGGTATGGTCGAGGTCAAACCGCTTGACCAGGTACTTTCCACAAAGGCTATGAGGATACTGTACTGGCCCGACTGGCATAAGGCGGCAGGGGCCGATGCAGTAGTAAAGATCGAGTTTGACAGCGCCAACCAGAGGATACTTAAACATTACGCCGGGGAAACATGGGAGATCCGCCCGACCGTGTTCAATGAGCTGAGTGAGAAAATAACAGTGACGGGGTGCACTTTCGAATATTACGACAGGTATTATGACATAAACGATCCGGCCACGACCCCGCTGGTGTTCGATGCCACGGATAAGATCCCGGTGGCCGAGCTGCATTCTATCACCGCGGTGAAGATAACGCTTAAGACCGATATGGAAGGGCTTATTCGGGAAATACCGCTTTTCGTGAACTTACGTAACAGCAGGACCACGGGCGCGCTCAAGATAATGGACACGTCTACGTTCGAGTTGGAGCTGCCACCGTCGGCGGACCTGAAGGTGCTCAAAGTATACAATGTGACAGGTCCGAATCCTGTGCCAGGGAACATTGAGATAGAGGTAACGCCGGATAATTCATTGAACGGGGAACAGACATGGAAGATCATACTCGAACTTGACGAACAGTACATCGACGGCAGGGACCGTCCGGTGATACTAAGATACAGGGTCGAGTATCCTACGGGGACAGAGCAACTTGTAAGGGATATAAACCAGGATTGCCGGATCCCGTTCGATATGCTTGATCTCTTTTCGGGGGCATGGGACCTTGATATAGATTTTACAGGTCCGCCGCCATTGCCGACAGAGATAAAGTTCATGTGTAGTTCCAGGCTAAGAGTTACGACGAAAGACGCGCACGGCGTCGGGGTATCCGTACGACCGTAACGGCATGATACACAAAAAGGGGGAGCCATGCAAAGTATTTGCGCCAAGATCTTTCTGTATAAGGATCTTTTGTATTATGTGGGCATAACGGTGCTTTTCATCATCGGGCTTTTGCTCCTGGTTGTTAACCCGCAGTCGCTTAAGACGACAAATGAGATCCTCGCGGAAAGGGAATACGGTATCAAGAAAAAGATCATACCTATTCTTGAGGAAAAGAAGATCAGGGTCATCGATGAGTTCGTCTTGGGATATAGGCCGCTACTGGGTGTGATATTCACTATCACCGCGTTCGTCCTGGCCTTTTACCGGAGGTAATCAAAAGACAGTGAACTAAAGCTTGACTTTCTTAGAGACTGATACTAAAATAGTATCAGTCTCTAATTTTTACAGCAAGAGGAAAAGATGAAGTTGTTGACCAAGGACACGGATTACGCGGTCAGGGCTCTTATTGAGCTGGGGGTATCGGGAGAAACATATGTGTCCGCGCGGGAAATATCGGAAAAGCAGCAAATACCGTACCAGTTCCTCCGGCGCATCATGCAGGATTTGATAAAAGGAGGGCTCGTCAAGTCTAAAGAGGGAGGGGGCGGGGGGTTCAGGTTGCGCGGGCATCCCTTGAAGATAAAAGTTGCCGATGTGATCCGCATGTTCCAGGGAGAGATAGAATTATCTGAATGCATGTTCAGGAAAAAAATATGCGCGAACAGGCCGCATTGCGTGTTGCGCAGCAATATTAAGAACATAGAAGCGAAAGTCATTAAAGAATTTGAAAAAATAACCATAGGGCAGCTTATACGCCAGGCGATACAAAGGAATAAGGCATGAAAAGAAAGATAATACATATAAACGAAGATAAATGCGATGGATGCGGGGCATGTGTTCCGGATTGCCCGGAAGGGGCCATAAGAATAGTTGACGGCAAGGCCCGGCTTACCGGGGAATCCCTGTGTGATGGACTGGGGGCCTGTTTAGGGGCCTGTCCCCGCGGAGCGATAACAATAGGGGAACGGGATGTGGAAGAGTATGATGAGGTCATGGTTATGCGTAATATCTCCGAAAAAGGGGACAAGGCGGTCGAAGAACACTTGAAGCATCTGGAAGAGCATGGCGAACATGCCTATCTGCGAAAAGCCAGGGAGTTCCTCGCGGATAAGCAAGATAGGGATAAACCTTGTAGCGGCACGCATATAGGGTGTCCCGGATCGCGTACCATAGATAGACGGGGGGAAAGGCTTGTTGACGCCGTTGTAGCCAGGAAGAAACAACCCTCAGAACTTCGTCAGTGGCCAGTACAACTTAAGTTGGTCAATCCGCACGCTCCATATTTCGAGAACGCGGATATGGTTATAGCCGCTGATTGCGTACCGTTCGCGTATCCGGGTTTCCATGAACGGTTCTTGAAGGATAGGACGCTTCTTGTATTCTGTCCGAAATTGGATGATTCCAACGAGGAATACATGGGAAAGATAAGGGAAATACTGGAAACCAACGATATAAGGTCCGTGACCGTAGTGCATATGGAAGTGCCGTGTTGTAACGCGACCACATCGTTGGTAGAAGAAGCCATAAAAATGTGCGGGAAGAACGTTTTAATAAAAGACTACACTATCTCTTTGGAAGGGGAGATAACATAATACCGTTTTTTGGTCGGAGCCTTTCTGGGTCTCCGACACTTTCTCGGGACTCGGTGGTCCCTCGGTCGCCTGGGTTTAAGCATCGTAGCTCAAAACGGTTTTATAGGAACAACCGCATACCGTTTTTCGGGTGGGTTTAAGCAAGTGGTATGATGACCGTCGGAAGAAGTGTCTACCGCTCAAACAGTCCTCGGCCCGGAGCGTTCCGGGCCTGCGGAACTCGCGCACGACACATCTTCCGCCGTTCAAGGTTTTGCGATACACGGCGATGAATGAGAATGGGCAAGGCGGCGTATCTTTTGGGGGTGTCACCGTCCATATAAATGCCCGTTCGGGCGTAACCCCCTATGCGTGGTGCATAGTAAGGCCTATGCCGGGTGACATACGGTGATAAAACCGTTTTTTGGTCGGAGCCTTTCTGGGTCTCCGACACTTTCTCGGGACTCGGTGGTCCCTCGGTCGCCTGGGTTTAAGCATTGTAGCTCAAAACGGTTTTATAGGGACAACAGGAACACGGGAGAATACTGAAAATAACAAGGAGGACCATATGAGTATGTTTTGCAGGCAATGTGAACAGACCGCGGCCGGTAAAGGATGCACGATAAAGGGCGTATGCGGGAAAGAAGACAGGGTGGCGATATTGCAGGACCTGCTTATCTTCGGGCTAAAAGGTATCTCCATATACGCGCATGCCGCCAGAAGCTCGGGGATAAAGGACCCGGGAACCGACCGCTTTGTCATTGAAGCGCTTTTTACCACGGTGACCAACGTGAATTTTTCGGAAAAAAGCATAGCGGAGATGATAAAAAAAGCCGGGGAAGTATACGACAGGATAAAACGCATGGCGGGGAAAGAAGGTGTTCCAGAGAAGTACGCGTCCTGGGCGCCGGCGGAGGACCTGGACGAGCTTGTTGAACAGGGCGTAAAAACAGGCATTTTATCGGATCCCGCGCCAAATGAAGATATCCGCAGCTTGAGGGAAATACTACTTTACGGGCTAAAAGGAATGGCGGCATACGCGGACCACGCGGCCATACTTGGGATGGAGAACGATGAGGTAAATGGGTTTTTCCACAAGGGTTTAGCGGCGCTTACCGACGATGAGTTGGGAGTAGAGGACCTTTTAGCGCTTATAATGGAGTTCGGCAAAGTCAATCTTACCTGTATGGAGACGCTCGATAAAGCGCATACTTTGACTTTTGGCGACCCAGTGCCCACGAAAGTATCGCTCGGGTTACGCAAAGGACCGGCGATCCTTGTATCCGGCCATGACCTCAAGGACCTTAAGCAGCTTTTAGAACAGACGGAGGGAAAAGGCGTGAGCGTATATACGCACGGGGAAATGTTGCCGGCGCACGGGTATCCTCGGTTGAAGGAACACGACCACCTGGCCGGGCATTATGGCGGGGCATGGCAGGACCAGAAAAAAGAGTTCGATATTTTCCCCGGGGCCATACTAATGACGACGAATTGCGTACAAAAACCCGCCGATACATATGCCGGCCGGCTCTTTACTACGGGGCTTGTTGAGTGGCCCGGGGTAGGACATATCGCCGCTGATGAGAACGGCGATAAGGATTTCTCGGTATTAATAGAAAAAGCGCTCGCGACCGTGGGTTCTCAGGGTGAGGTCAAAGGTAAGGAGATAACGGTAGGATTCGCCCATAAAGCGGTCTTGGGCGTTGCAGGTAAGATCGTGGAAATGGTAAAGAACGGAAGTATAAAACATTTCTTCCTTATAGGAGGATGTGACGGGGCGAAAACAGGAAGGAATTACTATACGGAACTAGCGGAAAAAGTGCCATTGGATTGCATCATCCTTACCCTGGCATGTGGAAAGTTCCGGTTCAACCGGCTCGAGTTCGGCGAGATAGGCGGGATACCGAGATTGTTGGATTGTGGACAGTGCAATGACGCCTATTCGGCTATAAAGATAGCCGTAACGCTTGCCGAGGCGTTCAAGTGCGGGGTGAATGATCTTCCACTTTCGCTTGTCCTTTCGTGGTATGAGCAGAAGGCAGTATGTATACTGCTTACGCTGCTTTCCCTCGGGATAAAGGATATAAGGCTGGGGCCGACGTTACCCGCGTTCATATCGTCGAATGTCCTTAAAGTGCTTGTGGAAAA is a genomic window containing:
- a CDS encoding prepilin-type N-terminal cleavage/methylation domain-containing protein, giving the protein MNNKIYRRSGFSLTEILIATAVVSIIVGSIFYTFDSCLKAYTESQKELTAFKFLDAIGYTIINGDRKSDGLRGALELKECAREYVEYVPLWEDTSNLPPYPTDNIFPLNRPFMFGSGEPIVEVAEGPVGGEKIYTYYPLDPTDGFDPSTAQYTSGMVEVKPLDQVLSTKAMRILYWPDWHKAAGADAVVKIEFDSANQRILKHYAGETWEIRPTVFNELSEKITVTGCTFEYYDRYYDINDPATTPLVFDATDKIPVAELHSITAVKITLKTDMEGLIREIPLFVNLRNSRTTGALKIMDTSTFELELPPSADLKVLKVYNVTGPNPVPGNIEIEVTPDNSLNGEQTWKIILELDEQYIDGRDRPVILRYRVEYPTGTEQLVRDINQDCRIPFDMLDLFSGAWDLDIDFTGPPPLPTEIKFMCSSRLRVTTKDAHGVGVSVRP
- a CDS encoding Rrf2 family transcriptional regulator, translated to MKLLTKDTDYAVRALIELGVSGETYVSAREISEKQQIPYQFLRRIMQDLIKGGLVKSKEGGGGGFRLRGHPLKIKVADVIRMFQGEIELSECMFRKKICANRPHCVLRSNIKNIEAKVIKEFEKITIGQLIRQAIQRNKA
- a CDS encoding 4Fe-4S binding protein, yielding MKRKIIHINEDKCDGCGACVPDCPEGAIRIVDGKARLTGESLCDGLGACLGACPRGAITIGERDVEEYDEVMVMRNISEKGDKAVEEHLKHLEEHGEHAYLRKAREFLADKQDRDKPCSGTHIGCPGSRTIDRRGERLVDAVVARKKQPSELRQWPVQLKLVNPHAPYFENADMVIAADCVPFAYPGFHERFLKDRTLLVFCPKLDDSNEEYMGKIREILETNDIRSVTVVHMEVPCCNATTSLVEEAIKMCGKNVLIKDYTISLEGEIT
- the hcp gene encoding hydroxylamine reductase; translated protein: MFCRQCEQTAAGKGCTIKGVCGKEDRVAILQDLLIFGLKGISIYAHAARSSGIKDPGTDRFVIEALFTTVTNVNFSEKSIAEMIKKAGEVYDRIKRMAGKEGVPEKYASWAPAEDLDELVEQGVKTGILSDPAPNEDIRSLREILLYGLKGMAAYADHAAILGMENDEVNGFFHKGLAALTDDELGVEDLLALIMEFGKVNLTCMETLDKAHTLTFGDPVPTKVSLGLRKGPAILVSGHDLKDLKQLLEQTEGKGVSVYTHGEMLPAHGYPRLKEHDHLAGHYGGAWQDQKKEFDIFPGAILMTTNCVQKPADTYAGRLFTTGLVEWPGVGHIAADENGDKDFSVLIEKALATVGSQGEVKGKEITVGFAHKAVLGVAGKIVEMVKNGSIKHFFLIGGCDGAKTGRNYYTELAEKVPLDCIILTLACGKFRFNRLEFGEIGGIPRLLDCGQCNDAYSAIKIAVTLAEAFKCGVNDLPLSLVLSWYEQKAVCILLTLLSLGIKDIRLGPTLPAFISSNVLKVLVEKFGIRPITTPDQDLADML